One Tenacibaculum sp. MAR_2010_89 DNA window includes the following coding sequences:
- a CDS encoding energy transducer TonB, translated as MKNKVVVIGFFMTVMLLVIYGFVKDNKDIVTCKPIDKSLFTNDNTFLNDFVAEKSLMYSVKGKHKRTITKKKIKEAHSVGDLIAYYPSSWIVNYKSVKMGIIKNGKEVKELGKNNVFTEKQIKLINSVNISDVVTIKVDYKTKNSVTEELENSEMIINMVVVPEIEAAFDGGYDKMITYLRGNTSMNIQACNFQANNGAVVCFAINENGKAINVNVKETSGNYEVDKELINLIKAMPTWKPAKNIKGEAVIQEFKFTIRDGMC; from the coding sequence ATGAAAAATAAGGTTGTTGTTATTGGTTTTTTTATGACTGTTATGTTACTTGTAATCTATGGTTTTGTAAAAGATAACAAAGATATAGTTACTTGCAAACCAATTGATAAAAGTTTATTTACGAACGATAATACATTTTTGAATGATTTTGTCGCTGAAAAAAGCTTAATGTACTCTGTTAAAGGAAAACATAAACGAACTATAACTAAAAAGAAAATAAAAGAAGCACATAGTGTTGGTGATTTAATAGCGTATTATCCATCAAGTTGGATTGTTAATTACAAGTCGGTTAAAATGGGGATAATAAAAAATGGAAAAGAAGTAAAAGAATTAGGAAAAAACAATGTGTTTACTGAAAAACAAATTAAATTAATTAATTCAGTAAACATATCAGATGTAGTTACAATAAAAGTAGATTATAAAACTAAAAACTCTGTAACAGAAGAATTAGAAAATAGTGAAATGATAATTAATATGGTAGTTGTGCCAGAAATAGAAGCCGCTTTTGATGGAGGTTATGACAAAATGATTACTTATCTAAGGGGGAATACTTCAATGAATATTCAAGCCTGTAATTTCCAAGCAAATAATGGAGCTGTTGTATGTTTTGCTATTAATGAAAATGGTAAAGCAATAAATGTTAATGTAAAAGAAACTTCAGGTAATTATGAAGTAGATAAAGAATTAATCAATTTAATTAAAGCTATGCCTACTTGGAAACCAGCAAAAAACATAAAAGGAGAAGC
- a CDS encoding sensor histidine kinase KdpD — MSSKTIRTILSLMLLTIFGLFITQVYWFKKSFSLEGRQFDEKINIALRNVANTLLILDNNNLSKIPPISKTASNEYYIKTNSYYNLATLDSCIRKEFLLRNINVNFDYSIVKAKNQELVLGNTITNLFDDPSIACIGRMDDKENLDFKIRINNKTSHLLNSMGIWLYSSISLLILLAVFTFIILSIIKEKKLAMLKKDFVNNMTHELKTPITNISVASDAIRNRNDMDNQKLKKYADIIYNENTRLHNLVDTVLQISTIEKKEESLSFKIIDLHTIINNVITSFQPLIQEKEGSLKSKLNANQYLINADETHLTNVIYNLIENAIKYSKNYPEIILTTKNEKDGIFIEIKDKGIGMSKETQQRIFEKFFRAESGNIHNTKGYGLGLNYVKIIIEKHLGNITFKSTRNVGSCFKIYLPI; from the coding sequence ATGTCATCAAAAACAATACGAACTATTTTATCTTTAATGTTGCTAACTATATTTGGATTATTTATAACTCAGGTATATTGGTTTAAAAAATCTTTTTCTTTAGAAGGAAGACAGTTTGATGAAAAAATAAACATTGCTCTTAGAAATGTTGCAAATACACTACTAATATTAGATAATAACAATTTATCGAAAATTCCCCCGATTTCAAAAACTGCCTCTAATGAATATTATATAAAAACCAACAGTTATTATAACTTAGCTACTTTAGATAGTTGCATTAGAAAAGAATTTTTACTAAGAAATATAAATGTAAATTTTGATTATTCTATTGTAAAAGCTAAAAATCAAGAACTTGTTTTAGGAAATACTATAACAAACTTGTTTGATGATCCAAGTATTGCTTGTATTGGAAGAATGGATGATAAAGAAAACCTTGATTTCAAAATTCGTATTAATAACAAAACTTCGCATTTATTAAATTCAATGGGAATATGGTTATACTCTTCCATTAGTTTATTAATACTATTAGCGGTTTTTACATTTATAATACTTTCTATTATTAAAGAAAAAAAACTAGCTATGCTGAAAAAGGATTTTGTGAATAACATGACGCATGAACTAAAAACCCCTATAACCAATATCTCAGTTGCTTCTGATGCAATTAGAAACAGAAATGATATGGATAATCAAAAGCTAAAAAAATATGCTGATATAATATATAATGAAAACACTAGGCTACATAATCTCGTTGATACCGTTTTACAAATTTCAACTATAGAAAAAAAAGAGGAATCTCTTTCATTCAAAATTATTGATTTACATACCATTATTAATAATGTAATTACTAGTTTTCAACCATTAATTCAAGAAAAAGAAGGTAGTCTTAAATCAAAACTAAATGCAAATCAATACCTTATTAATGCTGATGAAACTCATTTAACAAATGTAATTTATAATTTAATTGAAAACGCTATAAAGTATTCCAAAAACTATCCTGAAATAATACTTACAACAAAAAATGAAAAGGATGGCATTTTCATTGAAATTAAAGATAAAGGTATTGGAATGAGTAAAGAAACTCAACAACGCATTTTTGAAAAATTTTTCAGAGCTGAATCTGGAAACATTCATAACACCAAAGGTTATGGTTTAGGTCTAAACTATGTCAAAATTATTATTGAAAAACATTTAGGAAACATTACCTTTAAAAGTACAAGAAATGTAGGAAGCTGTTTTAAAATTTATTTACCTATTTAA